One genomic segment of Bradyrhizobium diazoefficiens includes these proteins:
- a CDS encoding heme biosynthesis protein HemY yields the protein MLRIVLFLVLIALAAAGAAWVADQPGDLVLTAGGFRATTTLPRFVFLLGVFAAAVVLVWSILTMIWRAPGRLRRRSREKRHARGRHAITHGLLAIGHGDIGLARRHAESARRLAPNDPLALLLHAQSAQLEGDRDEAQRVFRAMAEREDTRLLGLRGLFIEAQRADDAVGAVMIAEEALELSPSSTWASHAVLGFRCARGDWSGALAILDSNLSAGLIDKSAYRRQRGVLLTARALELETMDRDLARESVMEAVKLAPTLVPAAVLAAKFESEAHQVRRAMKLVEAAWLANPHPDLADAYAHVKLGDSARQRLQRVETLAAKTPADRPGHIEGQLAIARAAIDASEFARAREVLAPYVNDPTQRVALLMAELERTEHGDGGRARAWTLRAVRARHDPAWTADGYVSERWRPVSPVTGRLDAFQWQTPVASLPSDKGATIESSAFEEAMLAAPPPKRVTAAPAESPVEPPAAPVPAPAAQDNSPPEAKEVVKETPKEAPKDVAKDEPAVPPAEPVKPADTAEASPVAETPVFRTRADLGKPAPVPIQAVIPIVRAPDDPGVDDEGPSDEFTEQIGTPRAHAKAQAGGWRGFWSRWGA from the coding sequence ATGCTTCGCATCGTCCTCTTCCTCGTCCTGATTGCGCTGGCAGCGGCCGGCGCGGCCTGGGTTGCCGACCAGCCCGGCGATCTCGTCCTGACCGCGGGCGGTTTCCGCGCTACAACGACGCTGCCGCGGTTTGTGTTCTTGCTTGGCGTCTTCGCCGCAGCGGTCGTGCTGGTCTGGAGCATCCTGACGATGATCTGGCGCGCGCCGGGACGCCTGCGCCGCCGCAGCCGTGAAAAGCGTCACGCGCGCGGCCGCCACGCCATCACCCACGGCCTGCTCGCGATCGGCCATGGCGACATTGGCCTTGCCCGCCGTCACGCCGAATCGGCGCGGCGGCTTGCCCCGAACGATCCGCTCGCGCTGCTGCTGCACGCGCAGTCGGCCCAGCTCGAAGGCGATCGCGACGAGGCCCAGCGCGTCTTCCGCGCTATGGCCGAGCGCGAGGATACGCGCCTGCTCGGCCTGCGCGGCCTGTTCATCGAGGCGCAGCGCGCCGACGATGCGGTCGGCGCCGTCATGATCGCGGAGGAGGCGCTCGAGCTGTCGCCGTCCTCGACCTGGGCTTCGCATGCGGTGCTCGGTTTCCGCTGCGCCCGCGGCGACTGGAGCGGCGCGCTCGCGATCCTCGATTCAAATCTGTCCGCGGGTCTGATTGACAAGTCGGCCTACCGCCGGCAGCGGGGCGTGCTGCTCACCGCGCGCGCGCTGGAACTGGAGACCATGGACCGCGATCTCGCGCGCGAGAGCGTGATGGAGGCGGTCAAGCTGGCGCCAACCCTGGTGCCGGCCGCCGTGCTCGCCGCGAAGTTCGAGAGCGAGGCGCATCAGGTGCGCCGCGCCATGAAGCTGGTCGAGGCCGCCTGGCTCGCCAATCCGCATCCTGACCTCGCCGACGCTTACGCGCATGTGAAGCTGGGCGATTCCGCGCGGCAGCGCTTGCAGCGGGTCGAGACGCTTGCGGCGAAAACGCCTGCCGACAGGCCCGGCCATATCGAGGGCCAGCTCGCCATCGCGCGCGCCGCGATCGACGCGTCCGAGTTTGCCCGCGCGCGCGAGGTGCTCGCGCCCTACGTCAACGACCCCACTCAGCGTGTGGCGCTGCTGATGGCCGAGCTCGAGCGCACCGAGCATGGCGACGGCGGCCGCGCCCGCGCCTGGACCTTGCGCGCGGTGCGTGCCCGCCACGACCCAGCCTGGACTGCGGATGGCTATGTCAGCGAGCGCTGGCGTCCGGTCTCGCCGGTCACCGGCCGCCTCGACGCCTTCCAGTGGCAAACGCCGGTCGCGAGCCTTCCCTCCGACAAGGGCGCCACGATCGAATCCTCGGCCTTCGAGGAGGCCATGCTGGCCGCCCCGCCGCCGAAGCGGGTGACGGCGGCGCCGGCCGAAAGCCCGGTGGAACCGCCCGCCGCCCCGGTTCCGGCGCCGGCCGCCCAGGATAATTCGCCCCCTGAAGCCAAGGAAGTCGTCAAGGAAACGCCTAAGGAGGCGCCCAAGGACGTCGCCAAGGATGAGCCGGCGGTCCCGCCCGCGGAGCCGGTCAAGCCGGCCGACACCGCCGAAGCATCGCCGGTTGCGGAAACGCCGGTGTTCCGGACCCGGGCCGACCTTGGCAAGCCTGCGCCAGTGCCGATCCAGGCCGTCATCCCGATTGTCCGCGCCCCTGATGATCCCGGGGTCGATGACGAGGGGCCGAGCGATGAATTTACGGAACAAATCGGCACGCCCCGGGCCCACGCAAAGGCCCAGGCCGGCGGCTGGCGCGGATTCTGGTCCCGCTGGGGCGCGTGA